In Oncorhynchus tshawytscha isolate Ot180627B linkage group LG28, Otsh_v2.0, whole genome shotgun sequence, a genomic segment contains:
- the LOC121841191 gene encoding C-type lectin lectoxin-Thr1-like, with translation MKALLVLVMMFLGASAHLCPKTRADNSTFELRLNYAIEPCTGHVAWYKLGSYCVKHINQMLDYTSAENHCKSVKSGAHLVSIHNAEDNNAVDEFSQWSSRHDPRIWLGGHAVNDPSQASNFLWVDGSDMNFYAWIQEPKQPSGDGRCMEMNWLETGKWNDKPCSQKNLFVCAFKPDGGHLRVEATDKLEPEVSQLKPLTDE, from the exons ATGAAGGCCCTACTCGTTCTGGTGATGATGTTCCTCGGGGCCTCTGCCCACCTCTGCCCGAAGACCCGTGCAG aTAATTCAACATTTGAACTACGATTGAATTATGCTATTGAGCCATGCACTGGTCATGTTGCTTGGTACAAATTGGGCTCCTACTGTGTTAAGCACATCAACCAGATGTTGGACTATACGTCAGCTGAG AATCACTGCAAATCTGTGAAGTCTGGTGCTCATCTGGTATCAATCCACAATGCTGAGGACAACAATGCCGTGGATGAATTCAGTCAGTGGAGCAGCCGACATGACCCTCGCATCTGGCTCGGTGGTCATGCAGTAAATGACCCTTCACAG gctAGCAACTTCCTCTGGGTCGATGGGTCCGATATGAATTTCTATGCCTGGATTCAGGAACCCAAGCAACCATCCGGTGACGGACGTTGCATGGAGATGAACTGGCTTG AAACCGGCAAATGGAATGATAAACCATGTAGCCAGAAAAACTTATTTGTGTGTGCCTTTAAACCTGACGGAGGCCATCTAAGAGTGGAAGCTACCGATAAATTGGAGCCTGAGGTGTCTCAGTTGAAGCCATTGACAGATGAGTAG
- the LOC112234186 gene encoding lectin-like isoform X1, which translates to MNYAIEPCTGHVAWYKLGSYYVKHINQMLDYTSAENHCKSVKSGAHLVSIHNAEDNNAVDEFSQWSSRHNPRIWLGGHAVTDPSQDSNFLWADGSDMNFYAWIQEPKQPSGDGRCMEMNWLETGKWNDKPCSQKNFFVCAFKSDGGHLRVEATDKLEPEVSQLKPLTDE; encoded by the exons ATGAATTATGCTATTGAGCCATGCACTGGTCATGTTGCTTGGTACAAATTGGGCTCCTACTATGTTAAGCACATCAACCAGATGTTGGACTATACGTCAGCTGAG AATCACTGCAAATCTGTGAAGTCTGGTGCTCATCTGGTATCAATCCACAATGCTGAGGACAACAATGCCGTGGATGAATTCAGTCAGTGGAGCAGCCGACATAACCCTCGCATCTGGCTCGGTGGTCATGCAGTAACTGACCCTTCACAG gatAGCAACTTCCTCTGGGCCGATGGGTCCGATATGAATTTCTATGCCTGGATTCAGGAACCCAAGCAACCATCCGGTGACGGACGTTGCATGGAGATGAACTGGCTTG AAACCGGCAAATGGAATGATAAACCATGTAGCCAGAAAAACTTCTTTGTGTGTGCCTTTAAATCTGACGGAGGCCATCTAAGAGTGGAAGCTACCGATAAATTGGAGCCTGAGGTGTCTCAGTTGAAGCCATTGACAGATGAGTAG